One genomic segment of Culturomica massiliensis includes these proteins:
- a CDS encoding SusC/RagA family TonB-linked outer membrane protein: MRKLIGLFVFLMFLGIQFSMAQEKQVTGKVTDATDGLPLPGVTIMVKGSSIGTATDIEGNYSLKVPQNAVLVFSFVGMKDQEIAVTGKNVINVKMVSKTEALDEVMVVAYGTAKKESFTGSAAVVDNKKLSKRTVANISKAIDGQTTGVVATSGGGQPGDGASIRIRGYGSINASSNPLYVVDGIPYDGTLSAINPNDIESMTILKDASAGALYGARGANGVVIINTKKGKAEKTNVNLKASWGWSSRGIKNYNLVNQKEFVQLTYEALRNDYIFNSNYDWETAKVLAMNSLSSTLGGESYNPFKNYTWETIIDPSTEQIQDDAKAAWDESWMDRINRKNALRQEYQFSISGGTEKTQTLFSLGYLNEDGVLETTKFERYNARLNLDNQPKFWLKAGLNIAFSHSKQNYSMYTGSSNSNVWYTAQFMAPIYPVYMKDSKGNDLLDENGKKQLDYGKNRPKLSNFNSIATLEDDKSDLKNDNLSARTYLTLGSDDEKAGILKGLKFTMNFGVDYLNQNQMNYYNMYHGNFSSSKGLLSKYNTRTQSYTFNQLLTYNRSFADHSFDVMLGHEYYDYRYNYLYGSKTGLVDGIFELAPATTVNGTSSYQQDYRIESWLARLNYNYKEKYYLSGSFRTDGSSRFHQDNRWGNFWSVGANWRVSQEDFLHNTDWLDNLALKVSYGVQGNDDLLDSQGYSIYYAWQSFYDLTWPNANNAGGAISSLENKDITWEKNKNLNIGLDSRFFNGRLEFAMEYYNKKTTDMLLSFPMALSTGFGGYSANVGEMVNQGFEFTLGGTIIDKTDFRWKTTLMVSTVKNEVKKLTDSSDEMINGIYSIKVGKAINTFYIAKSAGVDPATGAQLYWAYEAMDANGHASGEYITSDYSVAANCKYYLGNRIPDLFGSINMEFNFLKNFDVSVLSTYSVGGKVYDGLYQGSMNIQYAGDTWNKHSMRRWSKPGDITDVPRVGLNPKNTPTDRFLVDASYFAIKNITVGYTLPNRILNRAGIESLRVFCTLDNLALFTHLDGMDPQYNFSGGTDYKYAPNKTISVGVDINF; encoded by the coding sequence ATGAGAAAATTAATCGGACTATTTGTTTTCCTAATGTTTTTGGGAATACAATTTAGTATGGCTCAGGAAAAGCAAGTGACCGGTAAGGTTACGGATGCCACAGATGGTCTGCCGCTTCCTGGAGTTACAATTATGGTAAAAGGTTCTTCTATCGGGACAGCTACCGATATAGAAGGAAATTATTCATTAAAAGTTCCTCAGAATGCAGTATTGGTATTTTCATTTGTAGGAATGAAGGATCAGGAGATTGCAGTTACAGGCAAGAATGTTATTAATGTTAAAATGGTTTCGAAAACAGAAGCTTTGGATGAAGTTATGGTGGTTGCTTATGGAACAGCAAAAAAAGAATCATTTACAGGTTCTGCCGCAGTTGTGGATAATAAAAAATTATCAAAGCGAACGGTAGCCAATATTTCTAAAGCTATTGATGGTCAGACAACAGGTGTCGTAGCTACTTCTGGAGGAGGACAACCGGGAGACGGCGCTTCAATCCGTATACGTGGATATGGTTCCATCAATGCATCCAGTAATCCTTTGTATGTAGTTGATGGAATTCCTTATGACGGAACACTTAGTGCTATCAACCCGAATGATATTGAATCTATGACGATTTTAAAAGATGCTTCCGCTGGAGCGTTGTATGGAGCTCGTGGAGCTAATGGTGTCGTAATCATTAATACCAAAAAAGGAAAAGCTGAAAAGACGAATGTCAATCTGAAAGCCTCCTGGGGATGGTCATCCAGAGGAATTAAAAACTACAATCTTGTAAACCAAAAAGAATTTGTACAGTTAACCTATGAAGCTCTTCGAAATGATTATATTTTTAACAGTAATTATGACTGGGAAACGGCCAAGGTATTGGCAATGAATAGTTTGTCATCCACATTAGGAGGAGAGAGTTATAACCCTTTTAAAAATTATACTTGGGAAACAATTATTGATCCCAGTACAGAGCAAATTCAGGATGATGCCAAAGCAGCTTGGGATGAAAGTTGGATGGATCGGATTAACCGGAAAAATGCTTTACGACAGGAATACCAGTTTTCTATTTCCGGAGGTACAGAAAAAACACAGACATTGTTTTCATTGGGTTATTTAAATGAAGATGGTGTTTTGGAAACGACAAAGTTTGAACGTTACAATGCACGTTTAAATTTGGATAATCAACCCAAGTTTTGGCTAAAAGCCGGTTTAAATATAGCATTTTCACATTCTAAGCAAAATTATTCTATGTATACCGGAAGTTCAAATTCCAATGTTTGGTATACAGCCCAATTTATGGCTCCAATCTATCCTGTATATATGAAAGACAGTAAAGGAAATGATCTTTTAGATGAAAATGGTAAAAAACAATTGGACTACGGAAAAAACCGTCCAAAACTAAGTAATTTTAATTCGATCGCTACATTGGAGGATGATAAATCGGATTTAAAAAACGATAACTTAAGTGCAAGAACATATCTTACTTTGGGATCAGATGACGAGAAAGCTGGAATACTAAAAGGATTAAAATTTACAATGAATTTCGGAGTAGATTATTTGAACCAAAATCAAATGAATTATTACAATATGTATCATGGAAATTTTTCTTCCAGTAAAGGCTTGTTATCTAAATATAATACCCGTACCCAAAGTTATACATTTAATCAATTGCTTACTTATAATCGTTCTTTTGCTGATCATAGTTTTGACGTGATGCTCGGACATGAATATTATGATTATAGATACAATTATTTGTATGGGAGTAAAACCGGATTAGTTGATGGAATTTTTGAATTGGCTCCCGCAACTACAGTTAATGGAACTAGTTCTTATCAGCAAGACTACAGGATTGAATCATGGTTAGCTCGTTTGAATTACAATTATAAAGAAAAATATTATTTATCAGGAAGTTTCCGTACAGATGGTTCTTCTAGATTCCATCAGGATAATCGTTGGGGTAATTTTTGGTCAGTTGGAGCTAATTGGAGAGTTTCTCAAGAAGACTTTTTACACAACACAGATTGGTTAGATAATTTAGCCTTAAAAGTAAGTTATGGCGTACAAGGGAATGATGACTTACTTGATTCTCAGGGATATTCCATCTATTATGCTTGGCAAAGTTTTTATGATTTAACGTGGCCAAATGCAAATAATGCAGGAGGAGCTATTTCTTCATTGGAAAACAAGGATATTACCTGGGAAAAAAATAAAAACCTAAATATTGGTTTAGATTCCCGCTTTTTTAATGGACGTCTTGAATTTGCGATGGAATATTATAACAAAAAAACTACTGATATGTTATTATCATTTCCGATGGCTCTTTCTACAGGATTTGGTGGATATTCTGCCAATGTAGGAGAAATGGTAAATCAGGGATTCGAATTTACACTAGGGGGAACAATTATTGACAAGACTGATTTCAGATGGAAGACAACTTTAATGGTATCTACTGTAAAAAATGAAGTAAAAAAATTAACGGATAGTTCGGACGAAATGATTAATGGAATATACAGCATTAAAGTGGGTAAAGCAATAAACACATTCTATATAGCTAAATCGGCAGGAGTAGACCCTGCTACAGGAGCACAACTTTACTGGGCTTATGAAGCTATGGATGCGAATGGTCATGCCAGCGGTGAATACATTACTAGTGATTATTCTGTAGCGGCCAATTGTAAATATTATTTAGGAAATCGCATTCCTGATCTTTTCGGTAGTATTAATATGGAATTCAATTTTTTGAAAAATTTTGATGTATCTGTATTGTCAACCTATTCTGTGGGAGGAAAAGTGTATGATGGCTTGTATCAGGGAAGTATGAATATTCAGTATGCCGGTGATACGTGGAACAAGCATTCTATGAGACGCTGGAGCAAACCAGGAGACATAACAGATGTCCCACGTGTTGGTCTTAACCCGAAAAACACACCAACTGACCGATTTTTGGTGGATGCATCTTATTTTGCCATAAAAAATATCACTGTCGGTTATACATTACCAAACCGGATTCTCAATAGAGCTGGTATTGAATCCTTAAGAGTTTTTTGTACTTTGGATAACCTTGCTTTATTTACTCATTTAGATGGTATGGACCCACAATACAATTTTTCAGGAGGAACAGATTACAAATATGCTCCGAATAAAACAATTTCTGTTGGTGTAGATATAAATTTTTAA
- a CDS encoding RagB/SusD family nutrient uptake outer membrane protein encodes MKKTFINYLIVPVILVMSGACSSDFLDTKPTGSLSQDQQDEVAIEDPIKAFSPIISGLYNSMVGYYSQHDEFGHPTVFLATDLMANDMVQLANHWFYSYYQNDNRMANYRSSSHYWTKLYYPLIYNCNLVLKSYPREGYDNLSNDAKILAGQALAIRANSYYYLVRLFAKNYKGNEDGPGVPIWLAETDAADHQPRAKISAVYTRIVQDLEDAIKLLEGQPRESINNVDYYTACAILADVSLTINNWGDAVKYAQEARKGSATLSTIDTYMSQFKGNLNASEWIWGMDINGENTNLYASLYSHLDNTIDGYCGIGVYKAWDARLYEQIPQTDVRRQCALPNNQYISMKYQTPGDFTGDICYIRIAEMYLIEAEAQARAGNDGLAQNVLYELVKNRDPQATKSTKTGNDLIEEILFQKRIEMWGEGRSWFDLKRIGGSIERKNTINGVATNHRVDAQLQFGPNDNRWVFQIPKKEIEANQNINEEDQNPA; translated from the coding sequence ATGAAGAAGACATTTATAAACTATTTAATTGTTCCTGTGATCTTAGTCATGTCGGGAGCTTGTAGTTCTGATTTTTTGGATACAAAACCTACAGGATCCTTATCCCAGGATCAGCAGGATGAGGTTGCCATAGAAGACCCTATCAAAGCGTTTTCTCCCATCATATCCGGATTGTATAATTCAATGGTAGGTTATTATAGTCAGCATGATGAATTCGGACATCCCACTGTATTTTTAGCTACAGATTTAATGGCCAATGACATGGTTCAACTTGCAAATCATTGGTTCTACAGTTATTATCAAAATGATAATCGGATGGCCAATTACCGTTCTTCAAGTCATTATTGGACGAAACTGTATTATCCATTGATTTATAATTGTAACCTTGTATTGAAATCTTATCCACGTGAAGGATATGATAATTTGTCAAATGATGCAAAAATTTTAGCGGGTCAGGCACTAGCAATTCGTGCTAATAGTTACTATTATTTGGTACGTCTATTTGCTAAAAACTATAAAGGAAATGAAGATGGGCCGGGTGTCCCGATTTGGTTAGCAGAGACAGATGCGGCAGATCATCAACCAAGAGCTAAAATCAGTGCTGTATATACACGAATTGTCCAAGATCTGGAAGACGCGATTAAATTGCTGGAAGGCCAACCTCGCGAAAGCATCAATAATGTGGATTATTATACTGCATGTGCAATTTTAGCGGATGTATCATTGACAATAAATAATTGGGGAGATGCTGTAAAATATGCACAGGAAGCTCGTAAAGGATCTGCGACTTTATCTACAATAGATACTTATATGAGTCAATTTAAAGGTAATCTCAATGCCAGTGAATGGATATGGGGTATGGATATAAATGGTGAAAATACCAATTTATATGCTTCTTTATACTCTCACCTTGATAATACAATTGACGGATATTGTGGTATTGGAGTATACAAAGCCTGGGATGCACGTCTTTATGAACAAATCCCTCAAACCGATGTAAGACGCCAATGTGCGCTGCCAAACAATCAATACATTAGTATGAAATATCAGACTCCCGGAGATTTTACAGGCGATATTTGCTACATTAGAATTGCTGAGATGTATCTGATTGAAGCCGAAGCCCAGGCGCGTGCTGGAAATGACGGTCTTGCTCAAAATGTTTTATACGAATTAGTGAAAAATCGTGATCCGCAAGCAACAAAATCAACAAAAACAGGTAATGATTTAATTGAAGAGATTTTATTTCAAAAACGTATTGAAATGTGGGGAGAAGGTCGTTCTTGGTTTGATTTGAAACGTATCGGAGGAAGCATTGAGAGAAAAAATACAATTAATGGTGTTGCGACCAACCATCGTGTAGATGCGCAGTTGCAATTTGGACCAAATGACAATCGCTGGGTATTCCAGATTCCTAAAAAAGAAATTGAAGCCAATCAAAATATTAATGAAGAGGATCAGAATCCGGCATAA
- a CDS encoding SusC/RagA family TonB-linked outer membrane protein — translation MRKLIGLFVFLTFVGMQICFAQTREITGTVINKSDRMPLPGVTVMVKGEPGNGTATDINGKFALKIKENAILVISFIGMQTQEVSVAGKTNLTIELTPSAETLDEVMVVAYGTAKNSSFTGSAKVVSSEKLAKIQTSSITKALEGASPGVQVVSASGQPGENATIRIRGVGSINASNTPLYVVDGVPFSGYLNSINPADIESMTILKDAAANSLYGSRAANGVIVITTKKGKAGKPIVSLDMKWGINSRGIPSYDMIKNPGKYYEAAWTALRNNLQYNGELSAAEADAEATRTLVNELGGYNNYNVPDDQLVINGKLNPAAKLLYHDDWADEAFSNKLRQEYQFSYQGGSDKTKYYMSLGFLDDKGYVENSGFRRYTARVNLDQELTSWFKAGANLAYANTLQNFPNSGTSAYANQFMFSQGIAPIYPVYLYDREGNRQYDKDGNVIYDYGTASEFGYSRKYASNSNPIATQILDIHDYKTDAFDGNTYMEVSFLKDFKFRANFAYNNSNRKDIDYQNALYGDAKNVGGRAYHYQYKRDVMTFNQILSWNRDFGRHNISALAGHEAYKEDYYYLEVSKENFYYPGNPELANAAKITGATSYKNSRRIESYFAKADYSFDNRYYASLSFRRDASSRFHKDNRWGNFWAIGASWRVSQENFMQNVSWIQNLKLKASYGTNGVENILDPAGYEQWYAWQDQYGITSDGTNLGLNPSYYKGNRSLTWEKSKNFNVGIETDLFDWFSLDAEYFIRKSDDLLFNRPLPPSSGFTSYPDNIGSMKNQGVEFDLTFNIFKQTEFKWSVNLNLTHYTNEITKLPPEFKESGIISGNKKYMEGHSIYDFYLERYLGVDPANGKAMYYTNNAEVANGTLANGKMFTYINSNATQEYTGDSAIPDVYGAFTSNWAYKGFDLSFMMNYQIGGKLYDSNYAAYMGNDLGSGFHKDVLKAWTPTNVNTNVPIHQQNYQDATGRSDRFLTDASFLAIKNIMLGYTFPKHICNKLHIENLRIYAVADNVALFSKRQGMDPRQYISGATGYNFAPIRTVSFGINMKF, via the coding sequence ATGAGAAAATTAATCGGACTATTTGTTTTCCTGACTTTTGTCGGAATGCAGATATGTTTTGCTCAAACGCGTGAGATAACCGGTACGGTTATCAATAAAAGTGACCGAATGCCGTTGCCGGGTGTTACCGTCATGGTCAAAGGTGAACCGGGTAATGGGACTGCAACGGACATCAATGGTAAATTTGCATTAAAAATAAAAGAAAATGCCATTTTGGTAATAAGTTTTATTGGTATGCAAACCCAAGAAGTCAGTGTTGCCGGCAAAACAAATCTAACCATTGAATTAACGCCATCTGCAGAGACTCTGGATGAAGTAATGGTTGTTGCTTATGGTACGGCTAAAAATTCAAGTTTTACCGGTTCTGCTAAAGTGGTAAGTAGTGAAAAACTGGCAAAAATCCAGACCTCCAGCATTACAAAGGCATTGGAGGGGGCATCTCCTGGAGTACAGGTTGTAAGTGCTTCCGGACAACCGGGTGAGAATGCAACGATTCGTATCCGTGGTGTCGGCTCCATTAATGCTTCCAATACGCCACTATATGTAGTTGATGGTGTTCCTTTTTCTGGTTATTTAAACTCAATCAATCCTGCGGATATTGAAAGTATGACTATTTTAAAAGATGCTGCAGCTAACTCTCTTTATGGTTCTCGTGCCGCAAATGGTGTAATTGTAATTACGACTAAAAAAGGAAAAGCAGGGAAACCTATTGTCTCTTTGGATATGAAATGGGGAATTAACAGTCGGGGAATTCCATCATACGATATGATTAAGAATCCTGGAAAATATTATGAAGCAGCATGGACGGCTCTTCGTAATAATTTACAATACAATGGGGAATTGTCTGCTGCAGAGGCTGATGCAGAAGCAACCCGTACATTGGTAAATGAACTGGGAGGATATAATAATTATAATGTACCCGACGACCAGTTGGTCATAAATGGGAAATTGAATCCTGCAGCTAAATTATTATATCATGACGATTGGGCTGATGAAGCTTTTTCAAATAAATTACGTCAGGAATACCAATTTTCATATCAAGGAGGTAGTGATAAAACAAAATATTACATGTCATTGGGCTTTCTGGATGATAAAGGTTATGTTGAAAATTCAGGATTCAGAAGATATACAGCTCGTGTAAATCTGGACCAGGAATTAACGTCATGGTTTAAAGCTGGTGCAAATTTAGCGTATGCCAATACATTGCAGAATTTTCCTAACTCCGGTACAAGTGCATATGCAAATCAATTTATGTTTTCACAAGGTATTGCTCCTATTTATCCTGTATATTTATATGATCGTGAAGGGAATAGACAATACGATAAAGACGGAAATGTAATATATGATTACGGAACAGCATCAGAGTTCGGTTACTCTCGTAAATATGCATCCAATTCTAATCCGATAGCAACTCAGATATTAGATATCCATGATTATAAAACAGATGCTTTTGACGGGAACACATATATGGAAGTATCTTTCTTAAAAGACTTCAAATTCCGGGCTAATTTTGCCTACAACAATTCAAACCGGAAAGACATCGATTATCAAAATGCTTTATATGGCGATGCTAAAAATGTAGGAGGACGTGCATATCATTATCAGTACAAGAGAGATGTTATGACTTTTAACCAGATTTTATCATGGAATCGGGATTTTGGAAGACACAACATCAGTGCTTTAGCCGGCCATGAAGCTTATAAAGAAGATTACTATTATCTAGAAGTATCGAAAGAAAATTTTTACTATCCAGGTAATCCGGAATTGGCAAATGCTGCAAAAATTACCGGAGCAACATCTTACAAGAATTCAAGAAGAATCGAGTCCTATTTCGCAAAGGCCGATTATAGTTTTGATAACCGTTATTATGCTTCTTTGTCTTTCCGGCGAGATGCTTCATCACGTTTCCATAAAGACAACAGATGGGGTAATTTCTGGGCAATAGGCGCTTCTTGGAGAGTTTCTCAGGAAAATTTCATGCAAAATGTAAGTTGGATACAAAATCTGAAATTGAAAGCCAGTTATGGAACCAATGGGGTTGAGAACATATTGGATCCAGCTGGATACGAACAATGGTATGCTTGGCAAGATCAGTATGGGATCACTTCTGACGGAACGAACCTTGGTCTGAATCCTTCTTATTATAAAGGCAACCGGAGTCTGACCTGGGAAAAGTCTAAAAACTTCAATGTCGGTATTGAAACAGACCTTTTTGACTGGTTTTCATTAGATGCAGAATATTTTATCCGTAAATCAGACGATTTACTTTTTAATCGGCCGCTTCCCCCATCTTCCGGCTTTACTTCCTATCCAGACAATATTGGTTCTATGAAAAATCAGGGAGTAGAATTTGACTTGACTTTTAATATTTTCAAACAAACCGAATTTAAATGGTCTGTCAATTTGAATTTAACACACTATACGAATGAGATTACCAAATTACCGCCTGAATTTAAAGAATCGGGTATTATATCCGGTAACAAGAAATATATGGAAGGACATTCCATTTATGATTTCTATTTAGAAAGATATTTAGGCGTTGATCCGGCAAACGGTAAAGCGATGTATTATACCAATAATGCAGAAGTTGCAAACGGAACTTTGGCAAATGGTAAGATGTTCACTTATATCAATTCCAATGCGACACAAGAATACACCGGAGATTCTGCAATTCCGGATGTATACGGTGCTTTCACCAGTAATTGGGCATATAAAGGATTCGATCTTTCCTTTATGATGAATTATCAGATTGGAGGTAAACTGTACGATAGTAATTATGCTGCTTATATGGGGAATGATTTAGGTAGCGGATTCCATAAGGATGTTTTAAAAGCATGGACTCCAACCAATGTTAATACCAATGTTCCAATTCATCAACAAAATTACCAGGATGCTACAGGACGGTCGGATAGGTTTTTGACAGATGCCTCTTTCCTGGCCATAAAGAATATTATGCTGGGATATACATTCCCGAAACATATATGCAACAAATTACATATTGAAAACCTTAGAATTTATGCTGTGGCAGATAATGTGGCATTATTCTCAAAACGTCAGGGGATGGATCCCAGACAGTATATCTCCGGTGCGACAGGTTATAATTTTGCCCCAATCAGAACAGTATCGTTTGGTATTAATATGAAATTCTAA